The nucleotide sequence TCCGTCTGTTCTCCCGGAGACAAAATCATTGTTCCACGCAATGTGCACAAATCGGTCCTGACCGCCATGATCCTGGCCGGAGCACAACCGGTTTTTGTTGCTCCGGCGATGGATCGCCGGCTCGGGATTACGCACGGAATCCCGATCAGTTCGCTTATTGAAGCGCTCAATCATCATCCCGACACAAAAGCGGTTCTGGTGATCAACCCGACCTATTTCGGCGTTTGCACCGATCTGAAACAGATCGTTCAATTGGCGCATGCCCACAACATTCCTGTGCTGGTCGATGAAGCCCACGGCGCGCACATTCACTTTCACCACCTGCTTCCCTTGTCCGCCATGCAGGCCGGTGCCGACATGGCGGCCACCAGTATCCACAAGCTGGGAGGGTCGCTGACCCAAAGCTCCATCTTGAATATCCAAAAGGGACGGATCGACCCCAAACGGGTCCAGGTGGTCCACAGCTTGCTGACGACAACCTCCACCTCTTACATTTTGTTGGCTTCTCTGGATGCCGCCCGCAAACAGCTGGCGCTTCACGGACAACAGCTGCTCGGAAAAGCTATCCATCTGGCCCAGTACGCACGTCAAAAAATCAATGAAATCCCAGGCCTGTACTGTTTTGGCGAAGAAATTCTCGGAACGGAGGCAACCTACGCTTTTGATCCGACCAAATTGACCATCCATGTTCGCGGGCTCGGTATCACCGGTTATGAAACGGAGAAATGGCTGCGGAAAACTCACAACATCGAGGTCGAATTCAGCGATTTGTATAACATCTTATGCATCATCACACCGGCTGACACCCAAGAAACCGTTCATCGGTTGATTTCTGCCCTGAGACAGTTGGCTGCACAACGAGCGAACCAGCAACATGTTGAACGTCCGGAGATCAAACTGCCGGAAATTCCCCGCTTGGCCATCCCGCCGCGAGAGGCTTTTTATGCGGACACGGAAATGGTGCCACTTGAGAAAGCGGCAGGGCGAATCATTGCTGAATTCATTTACATGTATCCTCCCGGGATCCCGGTTTTACTGCCGGGAGAAGTGATCTCTCCGAAGAACATCTCCTATATCAGAGAGCATCTGAAAGCAGGTTTGCCGGTGAAAGGCCCGGAAGACAGTTCCATTCACCATGTGAAGGTGATCAAGGAATAGTCCGCGACGGACAATCCTCCTACACTTCGCGAGCGTTTCACCCTTGCCTGCGGCGGAGATAGCTGTTATGCTATCCGAGAATCACCAGCAAATGCCATGTCAAGGCTGCACATACATGACATGGGTTTACGCAAGATACGAGACAGCGATCAGTCGACAGGAGGATGTTCACCATGTTGCCATCCGTATTCATCTGTCACGGCGCGCCCACTCTGGTTCTGGAAGACAACCGGTATACCCGCTTTCTCAGCCAGTTAGCTCATGAATGGGAAAGGCCGCAAGGCATCATCGTATTCACGGCGCACTGGGAGAGCCCGGTCATTTCAATCACTCACACCGATCAACCCTATGAAACCATTCACGATTTCTACGGGTTCCCAAGGGAAATGTATCACATCCGCTATCCCGCCAAAGGGTCAACCGGATTATCCCAACGCATCCAGCAACTGCTGGCAAACGAGGGATTGCACGCAGAGCTGGATGCCCATCGCGGATTGGACCATGGCGTGTGGGTCCCTTTGAGACTGCTCTATCCGCAAGCAGATATTCCCGTGGTGGCCATCTCCGTCAATCCGGCACGGCCACCGGCGGAACAGTACCGCATAGGAAGGGCATTGGCCCCCTTGCGCAGGGAGGACATCCTGATCCTCGGCAGCGGCGCCACGGTTCACAATCTGCGGGCGCTGGAATGGAACCGGCGCCTTCCGGAGGATGTCGTCCCCTGGGCCGCCTCCTTTGACGACTGGCTCATCCGGCACGTGACGGCCTGGGATCGGGAGACCTTGTTTGACTATGCGCAGCAGGCCCCGTACGCCAAACTGGCCGTCCCGACCGCAGAGCACTTGATGCCCCTTTTCCTGGCCATGGGCGCTGCCGATGACAAGCGCGAAGCCCGCCTGCTGCACCGCAGTTACGATTACGGGACGCTCAGCATGATTGCGCTGCAGTTTGGCGGCAACAGCGTCCACAAGGAATCGCCAATCCTCGGCGCTTGATAAACAGGCAAGGGCAGGTCAATTTGGCTGGAGGAAGGTCAGCTTGACGCCTTCCTCTTCCAGGATTTCCATGATTCTCAAGTTGCAGTCCTCTTTGACGCGCAGCCATTCTCCCCAGGCCGTGGTTTTGGTAAAAAAGTGCAAAAAAATGTCCAGGCTGCTCTCGTTCATCCTTTCAAAATGGACGAGGACGGTTTCCGGGTGAATGTCCGGATGCTCCTGAAGCATCGTCCGGATTTTATCGACGCACTGCTGGATTTTCTCGCGCGGCGTCAGTGGGCTGATCCCCAGGTGGCATGTGACCCTCCGCTTTCCCATTTTGCTCCAGTTCTTGATCGCCTCGTTGGCCAACACCGAGTTGGGGATCGTCACCAGCGCCTGATCAAAGGTCCGGATCAGCGTGCTCCGGAACGTGATCTCCTCCACCGTCCCTTCGACACTGGGGGTCTGGATCCAGTCACCGATGGAAAAAGGTTTCTCCGTAATGATCGCGATGCCCCCGAACAGGTTGGCCAGCGTATCCTTGGCGGCCAAAGAAATGGCCAAGCCCCCCAGTCCCAACCCTGCGATCAGGCCATCGATCCGGTATCCCCACTCCTGCGCCAGCACGGTAAAGGCCAGGGCAATCAGCAAAAAACGAAACACTCGGGAGAGAAAAGGGATGAGAATTTGGTCAAATTGCAGGCCATACCGTTCCCCGAGCCGGACAAGCCATGACGACGACACGCCCGACAGGTTGAACAGCCCCCAGGCAATGAGCAAAATCACCACAGAACGAAACAGTTTGTTGATGAAACCCTCCATGCCTGAGACGGGCAGGTATAAAAGCGCCAAATACAGCCCGATGACAATCCAGAACATCCGCAAGGGACGTTGATAAGCCTGCAGCAAAGA is from Bacillus thermozeamaize and encodes:
- a CDS encoding arginine decarboxylase; this encodes MNQNRTPLFSGLAEHANRKPIQFHIPGHKRGAWIEPEFRRFIGDNALSIDLINIAPLDDLHAPSGIIREAQELAANAFGADGTLFSVQGTSGAIMTMILSVCSPGDKIIVPRNVHKSVLTAMILAGAQPVFVAPAMDRRLGITHGIPISSLIEALNHHPDTKAVLVINPTYFGVCTDLKQIVQLAHAHNIPVLVDEAHGAHIHFHHLLPLSAMQAGADMAATSIHKLGGSLTQSSILNIQKGRIDPKRVQVVHSLLTTTSTSYILLASLDAARKQLALHGQQLLGKAIHLAQYARQKINEIPGLYCFGEEILGTEATYAFDPTKLTIHVRGLGITGYETEKWLRKTHNIEVEFSDLYNILCIITPADTQETVHRLISALRQLAAQRANQQHVERPEIKLPEIPRLAIPPREAFYADTEMVPLEKAAGRIIAEFIYMYPPGIPVLLPGEVISPKNISYIREHLKAGLPVKGPEDSSIHHVKVIKE
- a CDS encoding dioxygenase, with the protein product MLPSVFICHGAPTLVLEDNRYTRFLSQLAHEWERPQGIIVFTAHWESPVISITHTDQPYETIHDFYGFPREMYHIRYPAKGSTGLSQRIQQLLANEGLHAELDAHRGLDHGVWVPLRLLYPQADIPVVAISVNPARPPAEQYRIGRALAPLRREDILILGSGATVHNLRALEWNRRLPEDVVPWAASFDDWLIRHVTAWDRETLFDYAQQAPYAKLAVPTAEHLMPLFLAMGAADDKREARLLHRSYDYGTLSMIALQFGGNSVHKESPILGA
- a CDS encoding mechanosensitive ion channel protein is translated as MMETIIASLQTFFASWMDEWTNLLIALLIFFGFLLLRNIFTKTVFHRVLRWTGNTRAEFVHSLLQAYQRPLRMFWIVIGLYLALLYLPVSGMEGFINKLFRSVVILLIAWGLFNLSGVSSSWLVRLGERYGLQFDQILIPFLSRVFRFLLIALAFTVLAQEWGYRIDGLIAGLGLGGLAISLAAKDTLANLFGGIAIITEKPFSIGDWIQTPSVEGTVEEITFRSTLIRTFDQALVTIPNSVLANEAIKNWSKMGKRRVTCHLGISPLTPREKIQQCVDKIRTMLQEHPDIHPETVLVHFERMNESSLDIFLHFFTKTTAWGEWLRVKEDCNLRIMEILEEEGVKLTFLQPN